A part of Candidatus Stoquefichus sp. SB1 genomic DNA contains:
- a CDS encoding RidA family protein, translating into MKKVIKTDKAPGAIGPYSQGIDLGNMIFFSGQIPLDPKTGEMPEGIEAQAKQALDNVKGLLESQGLDFSDVVKTTVFLDNMDDFATVNGIYAEYFVEPYPARSAVEVAKLPKGALIEVEVIVAKS; encoded by the coding sequence ATGAAAAAAGTTATCAAAACAGATAAGGCTCCAGGAGCCATTGGTCCATATAGCCAAGGAATTGATTTAGGAAATATGATTTTCTTTTCTGGACAAATCCCATTGGATCCAAAAACAGGAGAAATGCCAGAAGGTATTGAAGCACAAGCTAAACAAGCATTAGATAATGTCAAAGGTTTATTAGAAAGTCAGGGACTTGATTTTTCAGATGTTGTGAAAACAACTGTATTTTTAGATAATATGGATGATTTTGCAACAGTCAATGGTATTTATGCAGAATATTTTGTGGAACCATATCCTGCGAGAAGTGCAGTAGAGGTTGCAAAACTTCCAAAAGGTGCACTTATTGAAGTCGAAGTTATTGTCGCTAAGTCATAA
- a CDS encoding CYTH domain-containing protein, which yields MEHIEIEYKILLTKDIFHQILNDYHSRIKEDYIQINDYFTHPLLQQKKYMLRVRSKNNQYEMTLKRPINDHRIETNILLSVQDKEHFYQNHELHNEIVDILKKEGIDLKDLKQQFSLTTHRYDIEFEEGILSLDENTYLQQKDYELEFEVYHEDTGYIRFLEIIKPYHLQYIKNCDSKIKRVLDAI from the coding sequence ATGGAACATATAGAAATTGAATATAAGATTTTACTTACAAAAGATATTTTTCATCAAATTTTAAACGACTATCATAGTCGCATTAAAGAGGATTATATCCAAATCAATGATTATTTTACTCATCCTCTCTTACAACAAAAAAAATACATGCTACGTGTAAGAAGTAAAAACAATCAATATGAAATGACTTTAAAAAGACCTATCAATGATCATCGTATCGAAACCAATATTCTTTTATCAGTTCAAGACAAAGAACATTTTTATCAAAATCATGAACTTCATAATGAAATTGTAGATATATTAAAAAAAGAAGGAATTGATTTGAAAGATTTAAAACAACAATTTTCTTTAACAACACATCGTTATGATATTGAATTTGAAGAAGGTATTTTATCACTGGATGAAAATACGTATCTTCAGCAAAAAGATTATGAACTAGAATTTGAGGTTTATCATGAAGATACAGGTTATATTAGATTTTTAGAAATTATCAAGCCATATCATCTTCAGTATATCAAAAACTGTGATAGTAAAATCAAAAGAGTCTTAGATGCCATCTAA
- the trpS gene encoding tryptophan--tRNA ligase has product MKRMLSGIKPTGRVTLGNYIGAIKPFVSYQDEYEMFIFIANLHSMTIYQEPKELRQNTKDLIALYIAAGLDPEKVTLFLQSDVLEHAQLGWYLGCMVSMGELSRMTQYKDKASKNEVIGAGIFNYPSLMNADILMYDPDYVPVGEDQKQHVELCRDVAERFNSRYSETFKLPEPLIAKVGGRIMDLQNPTKKMSKSDEAGKGTIYILDDINVSKKKIKSAVTDSDGHIHYDPQNKPGISNLLEIYSILSGKTIEDIEKEYDGKGYGEFKTDLAEIVGAELENIQARYKEITTGSYLDDVLEAGANKARPIARKKLAKVERKIGITIKKR; this is encoded by the coding sequence ATGAAAAGAATGTTAAGTGGAATTAAACCAACTGGTCGTGTAACTTTAGGAAACTATATTGGGGCTATTAAGCCATTTGTTTCTTATCAGGATGAATATGAAATGTTTATTTTTATTGCCAATTTACACTCAATGACAATCTACCAGGAACCAAAAGAATTAAGACAAAATACAAAAGATTTGATTGCTTTATATATTGCTGCTGGATTAGATCCTGAAAAAGTGACACTCTTTTTACAATCCGATGTCTTAGAACATGCTCAACTTGGTTGGTATTTAGGATGTATGGTCTCTATGGGTGAATTATCTCGTATGACACAATATAAAGATAAAGCTTCAAAAAACGAAGTTATTGGGGCTGGTATTTTCAATTATCCATCACTTATGAATGCTGATATTTTAATGTATGATCCTGATTATGTTCCAGTCGGTGAAGATCAAAAACAGCATGTTGAATTATGTCGTGATGTGGCAGAAAGATTTAATTCACGTTATAGTGAAACATTTAAACTTCCTGAACCTTTAATTGCTAAAGTGGGAGGAAGAATTATGGATTTACAAAATCCAACTAAAAAAATGTCTAAATCAGATGAAGCTGGGAAAGGAACAATTTATATTCTTGATGATATTAATGTTTCTAAAAAGAAAATCAAATCAGCTGTTACTGACAGCGATGGGCATATTCACTATGATCCTCAAAACAAACCTGGTATTTCCAATCTATTAGAGATCTATTCTATTTTATCAGGAAAAACAATTGAGGATATTGAAAAAGAATATGATGGAAAAGGTTATGGTGAATTTAAAACTGATTTAGCCGAAATCGTTGGTGCAGAACTAGAAAACATTCAAGCACGCTATAAGGAAATTACAACAGGTAGTTATTTAGATGATGTCTTAGAAGCTGGTGCCAATAAGGCAAGACCTATCGCAAGAAAGAAATTAGCGAAAGTCGAAAGAAAAATTGGAATTACAATCAAGAAAAGATAA
- a CDS encoding RluA family pseudouridine synthase has translation MKRQWIVEAQHAQIRIDDFAYQHGMSRKTLKDIKLRGDILVDNVHRTVRYLLQPGEVVTFLYPDEINQIKAVNIPLQIIYEDDYLLVVHKPKGLPCIPTKAHPYYTLANALTYYYQQIHLPSTVHLVNRLDKDTSGLLIVAKYRDIHDCMMKDFQHIYRQYQAHVHGRVEQGTIRLPIYCEGQGMTRIIDERGKDSCTHYKCLDYKQDTSLVEFVLETGRTHQIRVHMKAIGHPLIGDELYGDGQGIFDLESVMVAFQHPVTKQIKVIKKGNRNVSL, from the coding sequence ATGAAAAGACAATGGATTGTAGAAGCTCAACATGCTCAAATCAGAATTGATGATTTTGCTTATCAGCATGGAATGAGTCGAAAAACTTTAAAGGATATTAAATTACGCGGGGATATACTTGTAGATAATGTTCATCGTACTGTGAGATATTTATTGCAGCCTGGAGAGGTTGTCACCTTCTTATATCCTGATGAAATCAATCAAATAAAAGCGGTCAATATTCCATTACAAATTATTTATGAAGATGACTATTTATTGGTTGTTCATAAACCCAAAGGACTTCCTTGTATTCCCACAAAAGCCCATCCTTATTATACCCTTGCAAATGCCTTGACATATTATTATCAGCAAATTCATCTTCCTTCAACAGTTCATCTTGTGAATCGTTTAGATAAAGATACATCCGGATTGTTGATAGTTGCTAAATATCGAGATATTCATGATTGTATGATGAAAGATTTTCAGCATATCTATCGGCAATATCAAGCCCATGTTCATGGTCGTGTTGAGCAGGGGACAATTCGTTTACCTATTTATTGTGAAGGTCAGGGGATGACAAGAATTATTGATGAAAGAGGAAAGGATTCGTGTACACATTATAAGTGCCTTGATTATAAGCAAGATACATCGCTAGTAGAGTTTGTTTTAGAAACAGGACGGACTCATCAAATTCGAGTTCATATGAAGGCTATTGGTCATCCATTGATAGGGGATGAACTATATGGTGATGGACAGGGAATATTTGATTTAGAGAGTGTTATGGTTGCATTTCAACATCCAGTGACAAAACAAATAAAGGTTATTAAAAAGGGAAACAGAAATGTTTCCCTTTAG
- a CDS encoding flavodoxin family protein encodes MSKKRLLAILGSPHHNGATGSLLNYILKEAKKKGWDINKVNLYEKEIAYCRGCRRCLSTKECIQKDDIGEIAELLKECDLVILAAPTYWANVPAIVKNMFDRLLGVVMEETGQFPKPRLSSQQKYFLITACNTPFPFSFLCGQSRGTIRAMKEFFKTAGLSYLGKIVLTNYKGNLKISQKLKNKVKKILEE; translated from the coding sequence ATGAGTAAAAAAAGATTATTAGCCATTTTAGGTAGCCCACATCATAATGGAGCAACAGGAAGTCTATTGAATTATATTTTAAAAGAAGCAAAGAAAAAGGGATGGGACATTAATAAAGTCAATCTCTATGAAAAAGAAATTGCATATTGCAGAGGATGTAGAAGATGTCTGAGTACAAAGGAGTGTATTCAAAAGGATGATATTGGTGAAATTGCTGAATTATTAAAAGAATGTGATTTGGTTATTTTAGCTGCTCCTACTTATTGGGCAAATGTTCCAGCTATTGTTAAAAATATGTTTGATCGTTTACTAGGTGTTGTGATGGAGGAGACAGGTCAATTTCCTAAGCCTCGTCTGTCTTCTCAACAAAAATATTTTCTTATAACAGCCTGCAATACACCTTTTCCATTTTCATTTTTATGTGGTCAAAGTCGAGGAACAATTCGGGCTATGAAAGAGTTTTTTAAGACAGCTGGATTGAGTTATTTGGGAAAGATTGTTTTGACAAATTATAAAGGTAATTTAAAAATATCTCAAAAATTAAAAAACAAAGTCAAAAAAATATTAGAAGAATGA
- a CDS encoding copper homeostasis protein CutC → MERIVEICCGSYEDALNAYRGGASRIELNSGLYLGGLTPSLGTLILTKQNTELKVIAMLRPRGAGFHYTDDEFEVMKNDAVLMMEHGADGIAFGCLDENGNIDVKQTQQIINIVKEFDGEVVFHRAFDCVKDPYQAIEKLIDMGVHRILTSGLQPKAVDGKELIKDLQMKYGDQIEILAGSGINADNALEMMNDTGISQVHSSCKDWVNDPTTKCHAVSFGYATHPHEMDYDVVSQEFVEKIVNSL, encoded by the coding sequence ATGGAAAGAATAGTTGAAATTTGTTGTGGCAGTTATGAAGATGCATTGAATGCATATCGTGGTGGAGCATCACGTATTGAACTCAATAGTGGACTTTATTTAGGTGGCTTAACACCAAGTTTAGGAACTTTAATTCTGACTAAGCAAAATACAGAGTTAAAAGTTATAGCAATGTTACGTCCAAGAGGAGCAGGTTTTCATTATACTGATGATGAATTTGAAGTGATGAAAAATGATGCGGTTTTGATGATGGAACATGGAGCAGATGGAATTGCCTTTGGATGTTTAGATGAGAATGGAAATATTGATGTAAAACAAACACAACAAATCATTAATATTGTGAAAGAATTTGATGGAGAAGTTGTTTTTCATCGTGCTTTTGATTGTGTTAAGGATCCTTATCAAGCCATTGAAAAATTAATTGATATGGGTGTTCACCGTATTTTAACAAGTGGACTTCAACCTAAGGCAGTAGATGGTAAAGAATTGATTAAAGATTTACAAATGAAATATGGAGATCAAATTGAAATCTTGGCAGGTAGTGGCATCAATGCTGACAATGCTTTGGAAATGATGAATGATACAGGGATTAGCCAAGTTCATAGTTCTTGCAAAGATTGGGTCAATGATCCAACAACGAAATGTCATGCTGTATCTTTTGGTTATGCAACACATCCTCATGAAATGGATTATGATGTTGTGAGTCAGGAATTCGTGGAGAAGATTGTGAATAGTCTATGA
- a CDS encoding NAD kinase: MKRYATVCKLDECSKKLEQKIKKELDTFMTYDEDNPELVISVGGDGTVLYSVHKYIHQLDQVSFIGIHSGTLGFLTDYQKDEYMDLVHDIRLDEFKTYNRCLLEVKTHDETYMALNEVRLENNRRSQVLGVYINGDFFETFRGNGLCVSTASGSTAYNKSLGGAVINSGAGLMQLSEIAGIHHNAYRSLGSPLILDWTHIIHLESENFDGSILGIDTLVVDLKGAGSVDISLAKQRARFVQYKRVPYIERLKRAYLSE, translated from the coding sequence ATGAAAAGGTATGCAACTGTTTGTAAACTTGATGAGTGTTCAAAAAAATTAGAACAGAAAATAAAAAAGGAACTTGATACTTTTATGACTTATGATGAAGACAATCCAGAACTTGTGATTAGTGTTGGTGGGGATGGAACAGTTCTTTATAGTGTACATAAGTATATTCACCAATTAGATCAGGTTTCTTTTATTGGTATTCATAGTGGAACGCTAGGGTTTTTAACGGATTATCAAAAGGACGAATATATGGATCTGGTTCATGATATACGATTAGATGAATTTAAAACTTATAATCGTTGTTTATTAGAAGTGAAAACACATGATGAAACATATATGGCTTTAAATGAAGTAAGATTAGAAAATAATCGTCGCTCACAAGTTTTGGGAGTTTATATTAATGGTGATTTTTTTGAAACATTTAGGGGAAATGGTTTATGTGTATCAACAGCTTCAGGGTCAACTGCTTATAATAAATCATTAGGGGGAGCAGTTATTAATTCTGGAGCAGGATTAATGCAGTTAAGTGAAATTGCTGGGATACATCATAATGCTTATCGTTCTTTAGGGTCACCACTTATTTTAGATTGGACGCATATTATTCATTTAGAATCTGAGAATTTTGATGGTTCTATTTTAGGAATTGATACATTGGTTGTTGATTTAAAAGGAGCAGGATCTGTTGATATATCTTTAGCAAAGCAAAGAGCAAGATTTGTTCAATACAAACGTGTTCCTTATATTGAAAGACTCAAAAGAGCGTATTTAAGTGAATGA
- a CDS encoding FtsW/RodA/SpoVE family cell cycle protein → MEKIKKLCLNQPLIPIVCILAAISCFAILNAAPLISNKVGNPDTLWLKQGVFYVISAVLVFIIYKVGNEQIYDKIWLIYGALMVFLIILAIEHFIYTRIWTGHHIIPFVNTAGGATSWFNFPGFSFQPSEFMKIAIVIALARITKEYNDYYLVRTFETEFKYILKCMAVVLPPALLVYLQNDTGVVLIILIGVAFVLFSSGLRGQWFTVGFILVAIVIGIGVYLFIYQPDIFAKFMSGHKSDRFYGWVDPEGTVGNQGFQLFYSLLSYGTAGWFGHGFQQVIKVFPEAQTDFIFAVILTDYGYIGGLFTILAIVGLDLVILKIGFDSTNDHDKFFTMGIFGMLIFQQLWNMGMILGLLPITGITLPFISYGGSSLLSYMIAIGMFIDMNSQNNIVKNRLRL, encoded by the coding sequence GTGGAAAAAATAAAAAAGCTATGTCTTAACCAACCATTAATTCCAATTGTTTGTATATTAGCAGCCATTAGTTGCTTTGCAATCTTAAATGCCGCTCCTTTAATATCAAATAAAGTTGGGAATCCTGATACCCTATGGTTAAAACAAGGGGTGTTTTATGTTATATCTGCTGTTCTTGTTTTTATTATCTATAAAGTTGGGAATGAACAGATTTATGATAAAATATGGTTGATTTATGGTGCATTAATGGTTTTCCTTATTATTTTGGCTATAGAACACTTTATTTATACAAGAATATGGACTGGTCATCACATTATTCCATTTGTTAATACTGCAGGTGGTGCAACATCATGGTTTAATTTCCCTGGTTTTAGTTTTCAGCCATCTGAATTTATGAAAATAGCAATTGTCATTGCTCTTGCAAGAATTACAAAAGAATACAATGATTATTATTTGGTAAGAACTTTTGAAACTGAATTCAAATATATTTTAAAATGTATGGCCGTTGTTTTACCACCAGCTCTGCTTGTTTATTTACAAAATGATACTGGAGTTGTATTGATTATATTAATTGGTGTTGCTTTTGTATTATTTTCTAGTGGATTACGTGGGCAATGGTTTACTGTTGGATTTATTTTAGTTGCTATTGTGATTGGTATAGGTGTCTATTTATTTATATATCAGCCTGATATTTTTGCAAAGTTTATGAGCGGACATAAATCAGATAGGTTTTATGGCTGGGTAGATCCGGAAGGAACGGTTGGTAATCAAGGTTTTCAATTATTTTACTCATTATTATCTTATGGAACTGCTGGCTGGTTTGGTCATGGTTTTCAACAGGTCATTAAAGTCTTTCCAGAAGCCCAAACTGATTTTATCTTTGCTGTTATTTTAACAGACTATGGTTATATTGGTGGATTATTCACTATTTTAGCTATTGTAGGACTGGATTTAGTTATTTTAAAGATTGGCTTTGATTCTACAAATGATCATGATAAATTCTTTACTATGGGAATCTTTGGTATGCTCATCTTTCAGCAATTATGGAATATGGGTATGATTTTAGGATTACTTCCTATTACTGGAATCACGCTTCCATTTATATCCTATGGTGGTTCATCATTATTATCATATATGATTGCAATTGGAATGTTTATTGACATGAATAGTCAAAATAACATTGTTAAAAATAGACTAAGACTCTAA
- a CDS encoding undecaprenyl-diphosphate phosphatase, with protein MDLLQNILVYGILGAIQGFSEPIPISSSGHLVIFKSIFQHFGWSFPTTDITFEVLVNTGSLLAIMFYYRKDIARLFMSFFSYIFKADKRDEVLPDFRYCMLLIVATIPAAIGGVLLNDYIENAFSNVKLVGCTLLVTAVFLMLIHKYGYKGNRTKRKLNLWDALRMGCFQLVALLPGISRSGSTITGGMLGGLEQKTARDFSFFMFMPVSLGAIVLKLKDFIASPTLTTLWLPYLIAFIISGVVTYLALQLLFSILNKRKMNYFSAYCLAMGLFTLIVL; from the coding sequence ATGGATTTATTGCAAAATATTTTAGTTTATGGAATTTTAGGAGCCATTCAAGGGTTTAGTGAACCTATTCCTATTTCGAGTAGTGGTCATTTGGTTATTTTTAAAAGTATCTTTCAACATTTTGGTTGGTCATTTCCAACGACCGATATTACTTTTGAAGTTCTTGTGAATACAGGTTCATTATTAGCCATTATGTTTTATTATCGTAAAGATATAGCTAGACTCTTCATGTCTTTCTTTAGTTATATTTTTAAAGCTGACAAAAGAGATGAAGTGCTCCCAGATTTTCGCTATTGTATGTTGTTGATTGTTGCGACAATACCTGCTGCTATTGGTGGAGTTTTACTCAATGATTATATTGAAAATGCTTTTTCCAATGTTAAACTTGTAGGTTGTACTTTATTAGTGACTGCCGTCTTTTTAATGCTCATTCATAAATATGGATATAAAGGAAATAGAACGAAAAGAAAATTAAATCTATGGGATGCTTTACGTATGGGGTGTTTCCAATTAGTTGCCTTATTACCAGGAATATCTCGTAGTGGTTCTACAATTACTGGTGGTATGTTAGGTGGTCTTGAACAAAAAACAGCAAGAGATTTTTCTTTCTTTATGTTTATGCCTGTTAGCTTAGGAGCGATTGTTTTAAAACTAAAAGATTTTATAGCCAGCCCAACACTCACAACATTATGGTTACCTTATCTTATTGCTTTTATAATTAGTGGAGTTGTGACTTATTTAGCATTACAATTATTATTTAGTATTCTTAATAAACGTAAAATGAATTATTTCTCTGCTTATTGCTTAGCTATGGGATTATTTACATTAATCGTACTTTAA
- a CDS encoding YitT family protein, whose amino-acid sequence MIRNLRKNKQIRLLITLVCVIVAAFLQAYVIQVFIQPADLLSSGFTGVALLIEKITSTYLGFSFSTSLGMILLNVPVAMICYKSISPKFTFFSLLEVFLASFFLRVIHFSPIFDDVLLNIAFGGFAYGLLTVIALRGNASTGGTDFIALYVSNKKGRAIWEYVFLFNTVILVIFGFMFGWEHAGYSILFQFISTRTIDSFYHRYERVTLQVTTTHAQKVIDAYVQHYRHGISCVDAMGGYSQKPMNLLHTVVSSYEVQDIIDLMREVDPKVIVNVLKTENFFGGFYQAPIE is encoded by the coding sequence ATGATAAGAAATTTAAGAAAAAATAAGCAGATAAGATTGTTGATTACACTTGTTTGTGTAATTGTTGCAGCTTTTTTACAGGCTTATGTGATTCAGGTTTTTATTCAGCCTGCTGATCTTCTGTCAAGTGGATTTACAGGTGTAGCTTTATTGATTGAAAAAATAACATCTACATATTTAGGTTTCTCTTTTTCAACTTCACTTGGAATGATTTTATTAAATGTTCCAGTAGCCATGATTTGTTATAAGAGTATTAGTCCTAAATTTACGTTCTTTTCTTTATTAGAAGTCTTTTTAGCCAGTTTCTTTTTAAGAGTTATTCATTTTTCACCTATTTTTGATGATGTTTTATTAAACATCGCTTTTGGTGGTTTTGCATATGGTTTATTAACTGTTATTGCTTTAAGAGGCAATGCTTCAACAGGTGGAACAGACTTTATTGCTTTATATGTTTCTAATAAAAAAGGAAGAGCTATCTGGGAGTATGTCTTCTTGTTCAATACAGTTATTTTGGTTATTTTTGGTTTTATGTTTGGATGGGAACATGCTGGATACTCCATTCTTTTTCAGTTTATTTCTACCCGCACAATTGATTCGTTCTACCATCGCTATGAACGTGTCACTTTACAGGTCACAACAACACATGCTCAAAAAGTCATTGATGCCTATGTTCAACACTATCGTCATGGTATTTCATGTGTTGATGCAATGGGAGGATATAGTCAAAAACCAATGAATCTACTGCATACTGTTGTCTCAAGTTATGAAGTTCAGGATATTATTGATTTAATGAGAGAAGTCGATCCAAAAGTGATTGTCAATGTATTAAAAACTGAAAATTTCTTTGGTGGTTTTTATCAGGCACCAATAGAATAA
- a CDS encoding helix-turn-helix transcriptional regulator, with product MLGEKLMRLRKKQGYSQQEVADLLSVTRQTISNWESEQGVPGIDKAKMLAQLYNVSLDDLAENDVEVVTKEKSYKDLHLLSYLIGKTCILECYDSSLLFDASNSSKVKVIDVNEDWIKVEYQRTASHSLFKKESVIKLIDLSDVNGFEIMEDNL from the coding sequence ATGTTAGGTGAAAAATTAATGCGATTAAGAAAGAAACAGGGTTATAGTCAACAGGAAGTCGCAGATTTACTTTCAGTAACAAGACAGACAATATCAAACTGGGAATCTGAACAAGGGGTCCCAGGAATTGATAAAGCAAAAATGTTAGCACAGTTATATAATGTGAGTTTAGATGATCTTGCTGAAAATGATGTAGAAGTTGTTACCAAAGAAAAAAGTTATAAAGATTTACATTTGCTTTCTTATTTAATTGGAAAGACTTGTATTCTTGAATGTTATGATAGTTCGTTATTATTTGATGCATCGAATAGTTCAAAAGTTAAAGTTATTGATGTCAATGAAGATTGGATAAAAGTTGAATATCAACGTACTGCATCACATTCACTCTTTAAAAAAGAATCAGTGATAAAATTAATTGATTTATCAGATGTCAATGGTTTTGAAATTATGGAGGATAATTTATGA
- the spx gene encoding transcriptional regulator Spx — translation MIRIYTAPSCASCRKVKAWLKEHQIPYVEKNIFSTLLRETELRELLERSENGTDDIISKRSKIIKENQVDIDDMSVNQLIHFIQENPSILKRPIIIDERRFQVGYNAEEIRAFIPRELRRLQECDNSDFCPQFTDIKTEYYKDKQADCPQD, via the coding sequence ATGATTAGAATATATACAGCACCAAGTTGTGCATCATGTCGTAAGGTAAAGGCTTGGTTAAAAGAACACCAAATCCCTTATGTAGAAAAAAACATCTTTTCAACCCTTTTAAGAGAAACAGAATTACGAGAACTTTTAGAAAGAAGTGAAAATGGAACAGATGATATTATTTCTAAGAGATCTAAAATTATAAAAGAAAATCAAGTTGATATAGACGATATGTCAGTTAATCAACTGATTCATTTTATTCAAGAGAATCCATCGATTTTAAAACGACCAATCATCATTGATGAAAGACGTTTCCAGGTTGGATATAATGCTGAAGAAATAAGAGCGTTTATTCCACGAGAGTTAAGAAGGTTGCAAGAATGCGATAATAGTGATTTCTGTCCACAGTTTACAGATATCAAAACAGAATACTATAAAGATAAACAGGCGGACTGCCCTCAAGATTAA
- a CDS encoding N(4)-(beta-N-acetylglucosaminyl)-L-asparaginase: protein MWGIIATWRMAVEGISEASEILENHGDAGDAIETAIRAVEDFEYYKSVGYGGLPNEDMEVELDAAFMDGNTFDIGAVAAIKDFANPVSIARRLAKEKVNCMLVGEGAERFAHKEGFERKNMLTDRAKIHYKNRVKEVQDQVIKPYAGHDTVGMVCLDMSGKMTAATSTSGLFMKKKGRVGDSPIVGSGFYVDSTVGGASATGLGEDLMKGCISYEIVRLMKEGMHPQAACEKAVQELDKTLKQRRGSAGDLSLIAMNNKGEWGVATNIEGFSFAVATASQKPIVYLTKLIDGKCQHEVASQEWLDNYMKTRMAPLEEK from the coding sequence ATGTGGGGTATTATTGCTACTTGGCGTATGGCAGTAGAAGGAATTAGTGAAGCAAGTGAAATTTTAGAAAATCATGGTGATGCTGGTGATGCAATTGAAACTGCCATTAGAGCAGTTGAAGATTTTGAGTATTATAAATCAGTAGGTTATGGAGGGCTTCCTAATGAGGATATGGAAGTTGAATTGGATGCTGCTTTTATGGATGGGAATACTTTTGATATTGGAGCAGTTGCAGCTATTAAAGATTTTGCAAATCCAGTTTCGATTGCGAGACGATTAGCAAAAGAAAAAGTCAATTGCATGTTAGTTGGAGAAGGTGCAGAAAGATTTGCTCATAAAGAAGGTTTTGAAAGAAAAAACATGTTAACAGATCGTGCCAAAATTCATTATAAAAATCGTGTCAAAGAAGTTCAGGATCAAGTGATTAAGCCTTATGCTGGACATGATACAGTAGGGATGGTTTGTCTGGATATGAGTGGAAAAATGACAGCTGCAACATCGACAAGTGGATTGTTTATGAAGAAGAAGGGGCGTGTTGGTGATTCTCCAATCGTTGGGTCTGGCTTTTATGTAGATTCCACTGTTGGTGGTGCAAGCGCAACGGGTCTAGGTGAAGATTTAATGAAAGGCTGTATTTCTTATGAAATTGTTCGTCTGATGAAAGAGGGAATGCACCCACAAGCTGCATGTGAAAAAGCTGTTCAAGAATTAGATAAAACATTAAAACAAAGAAGAGGAAGTGCAGGAGACTTATCTTTAATTGCAATGAATAATAAAGGTGAATGGGGTGTAGCAACAAATATTGAAGGTTTTTCTTTTGCTGTTGCAACTGCGTCACAAAAACCGATTGTTTATTTAACAAAGCTCATTGATGGAAAATGCCAGCATGAAGTCGCAAGTCAAGAATGGTTAGATAACTATATGAAAACAAGAATGGCACCTTTAGAAGAGAAATAA
- a CDS encoding TetR/AcrR family transcriptional regulator — protein sequence MGRRKKQPCYIHRENIATSAHQLFMSKGIEQTSMNDIAKAAGYSKATLYVYFQNKEEIIALLVLESMKKLDEYITSALEKEKKAKARYEMICQSLVHYQEQFPFYFEMVLDEININWQKSHCVAEEQETFRVGESINEKLGQFIQEGIQNGELRKDIQIISTIMAFWGMLSGLIQLGVKKELYIKQELHLSKQSFLQYGFDTLYRSITMEGKNE from the coding sequence ATGGGAAGACGAAAAAAACAACCTTGTTATATTCATAGAGAGAATATTGCAACATCTGCACATCAGCTGTTTATGAGTAAAGGAATTGAACAGACATCTATGAATGATATTGCCAAAGCAGCAGGTTACAGCAAGGCAACATTATATGTATATTTTCAAAATAAAGAAGAAATTATTGCATTATTGGTTCTTGAAAGTATGAAAAAGTTAGATGAATATATAACATCAGCACTTGAAAAAGAGAAGAAGGCTAAAGCACGTTATGAAATGATTTGTCAGTCATTAGTTCATTATCAGGAACAATTTCCCTTTTACTTTGAAATGGTACTTGATGAAATTAATATTAATTGGCAAAAGAGTCATTGTGTGGCAGAAGAACAGGAAACATTTCGGGTAGGAGAAAGCATAAATGAAAAACTTGGACAATTTATCCAAGAAGGAATACAAAATGGAGAGTTAAGAAAAGATATTCAGATCATTTCTACCATTATGGCATTTTGGGGAATGTTATCAGGGCTTATTCAATTAGGAGTAAAAAAGGAATTATATATTAAACAAGAACTTCATTTATCTAAACAGAGTTTTTTACAATATGGATTTGATACATTGTATCGTTCTATAACTATGGAGGGGAAAAATGAGTAA